One Paenibacillus sp. FSL W8-0186 genomic window carries:
- a CDS encoding RsmB/NOP family class I SAM-dependent RNA methyltransferase, protein MSMTALPDSFRERMIAMLGVKEGQTFFNSYAMPRTYGLRINTLKIKPGSPAERDIIQRFGLEGIPWCEEGFYYDEDKRPGKHAYHAAGLYYIQEPSAMSAVELLDPQPGEAVLDLAAAPGGKTTQIAMKLNGKGLLISNEIHPQRAKILAENVERFGVPNAVVTQAAPGELSPRFPLAFDRIMLDAPCSGEGMFRKDPDAITEWSEQSVEFCAARQWDILQDAVAMLKPGGQLAYSTCTFNREENEETIARLLAHYPDMTLLAEKRIWPHRHKGEGHYVALLQRKSEVDEKMGALAASSPAFRAAPDKARPKSKPHGKKRSNGKNTEKNTAAAYEAFTDWAESELPGFGGWLGDRAGEGIPILFGESLYLLPFSTKLQLTPDILAGLKIPRAGLHLGDYKKGRFQPAHALAMAIRPADAALTWTLKPDSPELTAYLHGDTLAVPADYRGWCLVTVECGGGSFPLGWGKASGGQLKNHLPKGLRQLSV, encoded by the coding sequence ATGTCCATGACAGCATTGCCGGATTCCTTCCGTGAACGCATGATTGCGATGCTTGGAGTGAAGGAAGGGCAAACGTTCTTTAACAGCTATGCGATGCCGCGAACGTACGGACTGCGAATCAACACGCTGAAAATCAAGCCCGGATCACCAGCTGAACGCGACATCATACAGCGCTTCGGACTGGAGGGCATCCCTTGGTGCGAGGAAGGCTTTTATTACGATGAAGACAAACGCCCGGGCAAACATGCTTACCATGCCGCGGGATTATATTATATTCAAGAACCGTCCGCCATGTCTGCCGTTGAGCTGCTGGACCCTCAGCCCGGAGAGGCCGTGCTGGATCTGGCCGCCGCGCCGGGAGGCAAAACGACGCAGATCGCAATGAAATTGAACGGCAAAGGCCTGCTGATCAGCAACGAGATCCACCCCCAGCGCGCAAAAATACTAGCGGAGAACGTCGAGCGCTTCGGCGTGCCCAATGCGGTCGTTACGCAGGCTGCTCCGGGCGAGCTGTCCCCGCGATTCCCGCTCGCCTTTGACCGGATCATGCTCGATGCGCCTTGCTCCGGCGAAGGCATGTTCCGCAAGGACCCTGACGCCATAACTGAATGGTCGGAGCAATCGGTGGAGTTTTGCGCGGCAAGGCAATGGGACATTCTGCAGGATGCCGTTGCGATGCTGAAGCCGGGAGGCCAGCTTGCCTACTCGACCTGCACCTTCAACCGGGAGGAGAACGAGGAGACCATCGCCCGGCTGCTGGCGCATTATCCCGATATGACGCTGTTGGCAGAGAAGCGGATTTGGCCGCATCGACACAAAGGTGAAGGGCATTACGTCGCCTTGCTGCAGCGCAAGAGCGAGGTTGACGAGAAGATGGGGGCGTTAGCGGCTTCCTCCCCAGCATTCCGCGCTGCACCGGATAAAGCCCGTCCCAAGAGCAAACCGCACGGTAAAAAACGCAGCAACGGGAAGAACACCGAAAAAAATACCGCAGCCGCCTATGAGGCTTTCACCGACTGGGCGGAAAGCGAGCTTCCCGGCTTCGGAGGATGGCTTGGGGATCGGGCAGGAGAAGGAATCCCTATTTTATTTGGGGAATCATTGTATTTGCTGCCGTTCAGCACAAAACTGCAATTGACCCCTGACATCCTTGCCGGGCTAAAAATCCCCCGTGCCGGCCTCCATCTGGGCGACTATAAAAAAGGGCGCTTCCAGCCGGCCCATGCGCTGGCTATGGCCATCCGCCCTGCGGATGCCGCTCTAACCTGGACGCTGAAGCCGGACTCGCCTGAATTGACGGCTTATTTGCATGGAGATACATTGGCGGTTCCCGCCGATTACCGCGGCTGGTGTCTCGTTACGGTGGAATGCGGCGGCGGCAGCTTCCCCCTCGGCTGGGGCAAAGCAAGCGGCGGCCAGCTTAAGAACCATCTGCCCAAAGGGCTGCGCCAGCTGTCCGTGTAG
- a CDS encoding glycosyltransferase family 4 protein, translated as MKLLQALFFPPEQPGGVSSMIPYLQDKFEPPEWEMELFSLPKRIRGKGTDEIKFHTFDWRQYEYSAIVQKYMQTYRDYLWWTKLRLQQSYDLIHAHHPIAGLAMKEVYPDTPVIQSIHSSYERELILNRKIKEGGPEHRFLCSLYKELEHRADRMFTVSESFRGYLSPHVDHPEQIGVIRNGFDNKRFKPIPHHNDVVQLVTVCRLVPAKGLDVLLRACAELKRRGISYVLHIIGDGPIREELEQLAMELGIYDETIFYGYTLHPEEFMPFFDIFVLPSRAEAFGSVFAEAALCNLALVGTKIGGIAEQIEDGVNGLLVQPEDHLALAGALEKLIADEEYRSRLAGTGLDKAKNCYSLDRVVDELKNIYLQFKQSSE; from the coding sequence ATGAAATTGCTGCAGGCCTTATTCTTCCCCCCAGAGCAGCCTGGGGGCGTATCTTCGATGATTCCCTACCTGCAAGACAAGTTCGAGCCTCCCGAGTGGGAGATGGAGTTGTTCTCCCTGCCGAAGCGGATCCGGGGCAAGGGCACGGATGAAATTAAGTTCCATACTTTTGACTGGCGCCAGTACGAGTACAGCGCAATCGTCCAGAAATATATGCAAACCTATCGCGATTATCTATGGTGGACCAAGCTGCGGCTGCAGCAGTCCTACGATTTGATTCACGCGCATCATCCGATCGCCGGGCTGGCCATGAAGGAGGTCTACCCGGACACGCCCGTCATTCAGAGCATTCACTCCAGTTACGAGCGGGAGCTGATTCTTAACAGAAAAATTAAAGAGGGCGGGCCGGAGCACCGCTTCCTCTGTTCTTTATACAAGGAGCTGGAGCACCGCGCTGACCGGATGTTTACGGTATCTGAATCTTTTCGCGGATATTTGTCACCCCATGTGGACCATCCCGAGCAAATCGGGGTCATTCGCAACGGCTTCGATAATAAAAGATTCAAGCCTATCCCGCACCATAATGATGTCGTCCAATTGGTGACGGTCTGCCGGCTGGTGCCTGCGAAAGGGCTGGATGTGCTGCTGCGGGCCTGCGCTGAACTGAAAAGACGGGGAATCAGCTATGTGCTGCATATTATCGGCGACGGTCCGATCCGCGAGGAACTGGAGCAGCTGGCTATGGAGCTGGGGATTTACGATGAAACGATTTTTTACGGCTACACCCTCCATCCCGAAGAATTCATGCCGTTTTTCGATATATTTGTGCTGCCGTCGCGGGCAGAGGCGTTTGGCTCGGTGTTTGCCGAGGCGGCCTTGTGCAATTTGGCGCTGGTGGGCACGAAGATCGGCGGAATTGCCGAGCAAATCGAGGACGGCGTGAACGGCCTGCTCGTCCAGCCCGAGGATCATTTGGCTCTGGCCGGGGCTTTGGAGAAGCTGATTGCCGACGAGGAATATCGTTCCCGGCTCGCCGGAACCGGGCTGGACAAAGCAAAGAACTGCTATTCGCTGGACAGGGTTGTGGATGAGCTGAAAAATATTTATTTGCAATTCAAGCAATCAAGTGAGTGA
- a CDS encoding DNA repair exonuclease — MIPFRFIHAADLHLDSPFAGMTGIPDVLRRHLQESTFAALDHLVELAITEQADFLVVSGDVYDASDSSLRAQLRLREAWDRLGHHGIPVYVIHGNHDPLNAGRLRLAHPEHVTVFGPVVESVTARRRSDGQPVAVVSGISYPTAAVTENTALQFRKDPASDLFHIGLLHANVDGQEGHDAYSPCSLRDLQQSGYDYWALGHIHKRQILHKSPWIVYPGNLQGRSMKETGPKGCYLVNVDEHGGAKLSFRALDHVRWLEAELSIDGLRSEEKLRDLAEELLEELREQSEGKLQVVRLVLTGRGPLHGLLQTGTEGEELLQELRRRESQRLQGEGIGLDLDPAASIVWPAGLKIRTGADADLAALKQEDSFLGELLRMADLAEQEEELLEQIVGSALAAVAEDRRLRRLVRELGAEEKAALVRQAAEMAVSLLTEQEAKGGALR; from the coding sequence ATGATTCCATTTCGATTTATTCATGCGGCGGATCTGCATCTGGATAGCCCCTTTGCCGGCATGACCGGCATCCCGGACGTGCTGCGCCGCCATTTGCAAGAATCCACGTTTGCTGCTTTAGATCATTTGGTCGAGCTGGCGATAACGGAGCAGGCGGATTTCCTCGTCGTGAGCGGGGATGTATACGACGCTTCCGATTCTTCGCTGCGGGCGCAGCTCCGGCTGCGGGAAGCCTGGGACCGGCTTGGACATCATGGCATCCCGGTCTATGTTATTCACGGCAACCATGACCCGCTGAATGCGGGCAGGCTCCGTCTGGCGCATCCCGAGCATGTTACGGTGTTTGGGCCTGTGGTGGAGAGCGTCACAGCGAGGAGGCGCAGCGACGGCCAGCCTGTAGCGGTCGTCAGCGGCATATCGTATCCGACCGCTGCGGTGACGGAGAATACGGCATTGCAATTTCGCAAAGACCCTGCGTCCGACTTGTTTCATATCGGGCTGCTGCATGCCAATGTGGACGGGCAGGAGGGTCATGATGCCTATTCTCCTTGCTCGCTTCGGGATTTGCAGCAAAGCGGATACGATTATTGGGCGCTGGGCCATATTCATAAGCGTCAGATTCTGCACAAATCCCCTTGGATTGTCTACCCGGGCAATCTTCAGGGACGCAGTATGAAGGAGACTGGCCCGAAGGGCTGTTACCTCGTGAACGTCGATGAGCATGGGGGAGCCAAGCTCTCGTTCCGGGCGCTCGATCATGTCCGCTGGCTGGAGGCGGAGCTGTCCATCGACGGATTACGCAGCGAGGAGAAATTGCGGGATCTGGCCGAAGAGCTGCTGGAGGAGCTGAGGGAGCAATCTGAGGGGAAGCTTCAGGTCGTACGCCTCGTCTTAACCGGCAGGGGGCCGCTGCATGGCCTGCTGCAAACGGGAACCGAGGGCGAGGAGCTGCTCCAGGAATTGCGGCGCAGGGAAAGCCAGCGGCTTCAGGGTGAAGGAATTGGCCTTGACCTTGACCCGGCAGCTTCCATCGTTTGGCCGGCAGGCTTGAAGATAAGGACGGGGGCAGATGCAGACCTCGCGGCGCTGAAGCAGGAGGACAGCTTTCTCGGCGAACTGCTGCGCATGGCGGATCTGGCTGAGCAGGAGGAAGAGCTGCTGGAGCAGATCGTCGGCTCCGCTCTTGCTGCGGTCGCCGAGGATCGCAGGCTTCGCCGGCTCGTACGAGAGCTCGGGGCTGAAGAAAAGGCTGCTCTCGTTCGTCAAGCGGCTGAGATGGCAGTGAGCCTGCTGACCGAACAAGAGGCGAAGGGAGGTGCCCTGCGATGA